The genomic segment GCACACCTTCCCGGTGCCCAACGGCGTGTTGAACCCCCACGGCGACAACACCATCGCGCTGGCCGTGACCAGCAACGGCGGCGCCGGCAACGGGCCGGAGAAGGTGACACTGACCGACCTCGGCACCGTGCGCGGCGGGGTCAAGGTCCACCAGAACCACGCCCCGGACTGGAGCGCCAGCGTCTACGGCCGGGCCACGCTACCGAGCCGGGCCTCGGTCACCCCGCTGACCAGTACCGACGTGCCCGACCAGCCCGAGCCCGGCGACAGCTTCACCGTCACCGGCACGCTGCGCAACGACGCCGGCGGCAGCCTCGACGACATCGACGCCGGCCTGGACGTACCGGCCGGCTGGACCGCCACCCCGGTCCGGCAGGCACCGGGCACCCTCGCCCGGGCGGCACGGCGCCGCTGAGCTGGCGGGTCACGGTGGGCCCGGATGCCGCGGCCGGCGCCTACTCGGTGGCCGCGATCGTCGGCTACCGGCAGAGCGGCGCGGACGGCCAGACCGGCTCGACCTTCCCGGTGACGATCCGGCCCGCCGGGCTGGTGTACGTCAGCGACCTCCCGTTCGTCTCCGCGACCAACGGGTACGGCCCGGTCGAGCGCGACACCAACGTCGGCGGCAGCGGCGCCGGCGACGGCAGCCCGATCACCGTCCGCGGCACCACCTACGCCAAGGGGTTGGGTACCAACGCGGTCAGCACCGTGGTGCTCGACCTCGCCGGAAAGTGCACCTCCTTCAGCAGCCAGGTGGGCGTCGACGACTCCGCCGGCGGGAAGGGCTCGGTCACCTTCACGGTGCTCGCCGACGGCAGGACGGTGGCGAGCACCGGCGTCCTGACCGGTAGGTCGGCGGCCCAGCAGCTGACCGCCGATGTCACCGGCGTGCAGGAGCTGGTCCTGCAGGTCGGTGACGCCGGCGACGGCGTCGGCCACGACAACGCCGACTGGGCCGGCGCCCAACTGATCTGCGCCGGCTGACCGCCACGCCCGAAGCCCGGCGCCGAAGATCCGGCGCCGGGCTTTGTCAGGCTTCGGCCGCCTCCTGGGCATCGGCGATCGCCGCGCCGTGATCCCTGGCCCAGCTGGTCAGGACCTCGATGGGCTCGATGAGGCTCTGGCCGAGATCGGTGAGGCGGTATTCGACCTGCCGTGCCGTTTCGGCGTGGCGTTCGATCAGGCCGTACTGCTGGAGCCGGCGCAGCGTCTGGGTCAGGACCTTGCGGGAGATGCCGCCGATCGCCTCGATCAGTTCGCCGTGCCGGCGCGGGCGCTGGCTGAGCCCGAACAGCACCAGTGCGGACCACTTGTCGGCGAGGATCTCGGTCGAGAGACGGGTGGGGCAGTCAGCGAGGAATGCCGGCCCTGCCGTGTTCTGCATGAGATCCAAGGTACCTGCAGGTAACGCACGTCGACCTAGCGTGGTGAGGCGAGAACGAAACCGGACACGAAGGAGCCACCATGCCACGAGTCGTCGTCTTCGACGAGTTCGGCGGGCCGGAGGTGTTGCGCATCGTCGACGAGCCCGTACCCGAGCCCGGGACCGGCGAGGTACGGGTGCGCATCGAGGCGTTCGCCGTCAATCCGATCGATGCGATGATGCGCTCCGGCGCCTCGCCGGCGCCGGTCCCGCTGCCGCACGCCCGCCTCGGGATCGAAGCCACCGGTGTCGTCGACACCGTTGGCCCCGAGGTCATCGGGCTGCAGCCGGGGGAACCGGTCGTCGTCACGGCCATCCCGGACTCGGTCGTCCGGGGCAGTTACGCCGAGCAGATCACGATCCCGGCGAATACGGTCGTCCACCGGCCGGCCGGACTCGACGTCCCGCAGGCGGCGGCGTTCTGGGTCGCGTACTTCACCGCTTACCACACGCTGGTCGAGACGGCGGGGATACGCCCCGCCGATCGGGTCCTCATCTCCGGCGCCTCCGGTGGCGTGGGGCGGGCGGCAATCCAGATCGCGCAGCAGATCGGCGCGGTCCCCATCGCCGTGACCCGCGCCACCGTGAGGGTGGAGGAACTGCTCTCCGCCGGGGCCGCCGGGGTGATCGCTACCGATCGCGAGAACGTCGCCGACGCCGTCCACCGCCGTACCGGCGGAACCGGCGTGGACGTCGTCCTGGATCTCGTCCGCGGGCCGGGCCAACAGGACCTGCTGGCGGCGACCCGCCCCGGCGGGACGCTGGTCGCGGCGGGGTTCCTCGATCCGCGGCCCACCCCCGACCCGGGCGAGACGCCGGTCACCGTCGTCAACTACCGGGCCTTCGACCACCTTTCCGACCCCGCGGTGGTCCGGCGCGCGGCGGCGTTCCTGGACGCCGGGGTGCGCCTCGGTGCGCTACGGCCCGCCGTCGACCGGGTGTTCGCGCTCGACGACGTCGTCGCGGCGCATCGCCGCTTCGACCAGGGACTGCACGCCGGCAAGAAGATCGTCGTCACGGTGTAGCGCCGCGGAGAAGCCCGTCCTCGGTGGCAACGGTCGAGCCGCCGGTCAGCTGGCCGCCGAGGCGGGAAGTTCGGTGATGCTCAGGGATTCAACGCCGACGCGTTTCCCGTGGCAGCCGCCATCGCCGCCCGAGGATTGTTCCCACGCCGGTTCGCTCCGCCACCCCGGCCGTACGTCCACCCTGGCCGTACGTCGAGGTCACGCCAGCGAGGCGAGGTGGTCGAGGTGGCGGTCGATGGCGCGCAGGTGGCGGCGGGTCAGGGCGATCCGATCCCGCGGCGCGATCAGCAGGTTCGGGAAACGGTTGACCCGGTCGTACTGGCTGGGTGGGATCCGGCGCGGGGTGGCCTGGTCGTCGGTCCAGATCAGCGGCCGGCGCTCGTCCTCGATCACCCGCAGCGCACCGGGCAGCTTCCACCACTCCGGGTCGTACCGGCCGTCGGGAAACTCCGGCGCCGAGTGCACCTCGAACTCCGGCAGCCCCAGCTGCGCGCCGATCCGGCCCGCCGACCGCTGCCACGTCGTGTGCCAGCGCACCTCGGCCCGCCCCGAGTCGTGCACCTCGCGGATGAACGCGGCGACCGGCTCGGCGACCACGATCGGCCAGGTCACCTGGGTACTCGCGTCGGTAGCCGAGAACCGGCGCCACGACCGGGACGGCCAGACCCGGCGATCGGGTTTGCCGCCGAGCACGTTGAGCACGCCGTCGATGTCGAGCAGCCACACGGCACGATCGCTCATCACACCACCTCCAGTCGGACGGGCCAGCCCGTTTCGGGTCTACACCACCGCGCCAACCGCTCCTCTTTGGCCGAGGTCGGCGAGTTCGCCGGGCACGCAGTGTCTGTGTCGGTCTACGAGCGGAGCCGCTTCATCGGCTGGGTGGCTCCGCGGGGCGGCTGCTGCGCTCGGCCGGCAGGATGCGAACCGCGTGACCGGTGCCGCCGTCGCGGTTCGACCAGACCTTCGGGTCGGCAAGGGCCGGCCCGATCGACTCCCCCGTTAGCCGGCGCTGCTCGCCGGTGATTTCCACCAGCCGGTACAGCTCCAGCCGGCCTTCTACCGCCAACTGCTCGACGACGGGCCTGAGCCGGGCCACCGCCGCGCGCTCCGCATCGGTGGCAAGCTCCGTGACGGGTAACCGCTGCCCCAGCATCGCCCAGCGAAACGAGGCGACGAACTCCAGAACCAGGCCCGCCAGGGTGCCCCTCTGCTCGGCGACGAGGGTGATGCAGTGCTGTTCCAACGTCGGTACGGTGCGCAGGTTCGGCGGTTCGGGAGGCGGTGGGAGGTGCCCGGACCGGATGGTCTCGGGATCCAGACCGTGCGCAGTGAGCTCAGCGATGGCCGGCACCGCGGCACCCAGCCTTCGTAGCATCCGCACGCCGTACTCGGTCTCGTCGGCCGGGACCTCGGGATCGTCGAGCCTGACCGGGGCCCAGACACCAGCGATGGTGGGAAAGTCACCGAGCGCCGAGGTCAGGTATTCCAGCTCGTCGCGGGCCCGGATCCCACCGACGGCGTCCATGAAGGTCAGCATCATCGTCGAATAGCCGGCCGGGCCATCCTCGTCGTCATCCGCGTACACCGCCTCCCACTCGTCGGCGAGTGCCGATCGCAGGGTCTCGTCACCCGCGGTGGGCTGCTGTAGACATCGGACGGTCCGTCTCGTCAGGTCACGCACCCGATCGGACATGTACCCGTCGTACATGAATGCAAGATCGCGAGCGGCGACGTACAGTGCCGCGGCGTACGCTTCGTCATCGAGTCCTGCCAGCGCACCGTGCACCTGCATTTCCAGCTCGTGCTTGGTCGACTCGACCATGGCTCCCGCCGCTCACGTGGTCCCGGCCTTCGTCTCATCCGACTCGACCCATCCTCCACGAAGGCGGCGCCCCCTACCAGCCCGCCGCGTGCGGTTCGCCAGGGGTGGGGGCGGTTCGTAGGCTGCGGGAATGGCGGTGCGGTCCGGGGTGGCGCTGGAGATGGGGCGCCGGTCGACGGTGCAGGTGTGGTCCGGCGGGGCGCACCTGGGCAGCGGGTTCTTCGCCGCGGCCGGGCTGGTGCTCACCTGCGCGCACGTCGTCTGGCGGCAACCGGACCGGGTGTCGCTGCGCTGGGAGGGCCACGAGTTGCCCGGCGAGGTGGTGGTGCGGGCGCCGGCCGAGTTCGGCGGCGGTGCCTTCTACGGCTTCCCCGACCTCGCGGTGATCCGGGTCGGTACCGCGATCGACCATCCGGTGCCGTGGCTGGCGGCGCCGACGGCGAAGGTGCCGCGGCGGCTGATCGGGTACGGGTTCACCACCGCGACGCCGGATCCGGGCATCGGCCTGGAGGGCGTCGAGCTGTGGGTCGGTGGCCGCAGCGGCGCCCGCTACCTCAACGTCACCAACGCCGAGATCCACCGCGGGATGAGCGGCGGCCCGGTCCTGGACCCGGTCACCGGCCAGGTGTACGGGGTGGTGAAGGGATCGCGCGACTACGCGACACCGCGTGGCGGCTGGCTGATCCGGACCGCGGCGGTGCAGGACCTGTTCGACGAGCATCCGGAGCTGTTGCGCACCGCGGCACCGCCGGTGTCGTTGCTGCGGCCCGATCCGGGCACCCCGCTCCACCACCTGCTCGCCGCCCAGCACCGGGTCGTCGACCGGCTGCCGTACGGGCTGGACGACCGGCCGCCGCCGCTGTCGTCGGTGTACGTGCGGCAGCACACCCGCCGCACCGACGAGGACACCGACCCCGCGCCGGTCACCGACGTGCTGCACCGCAACCGCAACGTGCTGGTACTGGGTGGTCCCGGCAGCGGAAAGTCGACGCTGGTGCAGCACCTGGCGGTGGACACCGCGGCGTGGTGGCTGGCGGCCGAGACCGACACCGACCGGCCGGCGCCGAAGGCCGGGCCGGTCGTGGCGGTCCGGTTGTCGGCCGCCGGGCTGGCCCGGACCAGGGCACCGTTCCCGGTGGCGGTGTCGCGGGCGGTGACCAACGATCTCGGCATGCACCTGGACAGCGCGGTACCGCCGGCGGTGTTCGAGTCGCCGCCGGCACCGGGCGCGAGCTGGCTGTACCTGATCGACGGGGTCGACGAGGTGC from the Actinocatenispora thailandica genome contains:
- a CDS encoding zinc-dependent alcohol dehydrogenase family protein — translated: MPRVVVFDEFGGPEVLRIVDEPVPEPGTGEVRVRIEAFAVNPIDAMMRSGASPAPVPLPHARLGIEATGVVDTVGPEVIGLQPGEPVVVTAIPDSVVRGSYAEQITIPANTVVHRPAGLDVPQAAAFWVAYFTAYHTLVETAGIRPADRVLISGASGGVGRAAIQIAQQIGAVPIAVTRATVRVEELLSAGAAGVIATDRENVADAVHRRTGGTGVDVVLDLVRGPGQQDLLAATRPGGTLVAAGFLDPRPTPDPGETPVTVVNYRAFDHLSDPAVVRRAAAFLDAGVRLGALRPAVDRVFALDDVVAAHRRFDQGLHAGKKIVVTV
- a CDS encoding NPCBM/NEW2 domain-containing protein, with the translated sequence MGPDAAAGAYSVAAIVGYRQSGADGQTGSTFPVTIRPAGLVYVSDLPFVSATNGYGPVERDTNVGGSGAGDGSPITVRGTTYAKGLGTNAVSTVVLDLAGKCTSFSSQVGVDDSAGGKGSVTFTVLADGRTVASTGVLTGRSAAQQLTADVTGVQELVLQVGDAGDGVGHDNADWAGAQLICAG
- a CDS encoding winged helix-turn-helix transcriptional regulator yields the protein MQNTAGPAFLADCPTRLSTEILADKWSALVLFGLSQRPRRHGELIEAIGGISRKVLTQTLRRLQQYGLIERHAETARQVEYRLTDLGQSLIEPIEVLTSWARDHGAAIADAQEAAEA